A genomic region of Pyrus communis chromosome 14, drPyrComm1.1, whole genome shotgun sequence contains the following coding sequences:
- the LOC137714499 gene encoding uncharacterized protein: protein MSSSRRVYKQFEEQHKRLLAQQEELVNLEEGEGGDETLAMEENEDDDYGRHRASHSHHVMEFVGQISKPIRSANFDRKREIRGNNHLEDYFIPNCVFPDHVFRRRFRMQRNLFDKIMSAICSHDEYFVPKKDAFHVLGLIPEQKVIATLQILAYGVSADKVDEKINCSRVPDAILLRN from the coding sequence atgtcttcttcaaggagagtgtATAAACAGTTTGAGGAGCAACATAAAagattgttggcacaacaggaagaattggtcaatctcGAAGAAGGTGAAGGTGGAGATGAGACTTTAGCAATGGAGGAGAATGAGGATGATGACTATGGAAGGCAtagggcctcacattcccacCATGTCATGGAATTTGTGGGTCAGATATCCAAACCCATACGTTCTGCAAACTTCGATAGAAAAAGGGAAATACGAGGTAATAATcacttggaagattattttatcccCAACTGTGTATttcctgatcatgtttttagacgtcgttttagaatgcaacgaaatTTGTTCGACAAAATCATGAGTGCGATTTGCAGCCATGATGAATACTTTGTGCCAAAAAAagatgcttttcatgttctaggtcttatTCCTGAGCAAAAAGTTATTGCTACCTTACAGATACTTGCATATGGAGTATCTGCAGATAAAGTGGATGAGAAAATCAACTGTTCTAGAGTCCCTGATGCGATTTTGCTCCGCAATTGA
- the LOC137714989 gene encoding purple acid phosphatase 18-like, translating to MDPKPIITVLFLISATVIAAQEYVRPPPRKALHFPWSRKPSSLPQQVHISFAGDKHMRVTWVTNDKSAPSVVEYGTSSGKYSSVAQGESTSYKYILYSSGKIHHTVIGPLEHDTVYFYQCGGQAPEFQFKTPPAQFPITFAVAGDLGQTGWTKSTLDHIDQCKYDVHLLPGDLSYADYIQSRWDTFGELVQPLASARPWMVTQGNHEKENIPFLKDGFQSYNSRWKMPYEESGSSSNLYYSFEVAGVHAIMLGSYTDNDEYSDQYRWLKADLAKVDRQKTPWLLVLFHVPWYNSNKAHQGEGDGMMAAMEPLLSAASADIVFAGHVHAYERTKRVNNGKSDRCGAVHITIGDGGNKEGLAHKYKNPPPEWSVFREASFGHGELNIVNSTHAFWTWHRNDDDEPIRSDQVWITSLVSSGCVAEKTHELRKILTEP from the exons ATGGACCCAAAGCCGATCATCACGGTCCTTTTCTTAATCTCCGCCACCGTCATCGCCGCCCAAGAATACGTCCGACCGCCGCCTCGCAAGGCCCTCCATTTCCCATGGAGTCGAAAACCCTCTTCTCTTCCCCAGCAG GTGCACATCTCTTTTGCAGGAGACAAGCACATGCGGGTGACGTGGGTCACTAATGATAAATCTGCTCCTTCTGTTGTTGAATATGGAACATCATCTGGGAAATACAGTTCTGTAGCTCAAGGAGAAAGCACCTCTTATAAGTATATTCTCTATAGCTCAGGAAAGATACACCATACTGTCATTGGGCCTCTTGAACATGACACCGTTTACTTCTACCAATGCGGAGGCCAAGCTCCTGAGTTTCAGTTCAAGACCCCTCCAGCTCAATTTCCAATTACTTTTGCTGTGGCTGGAGATCTTGGACAAACTGGATGGACGAAGTCAACGCTAGACCACATTGACCAGTGCAAATATGATGTGCATCTGCTTCCTGGAGACCTTTCATACGCTGATTACATTCAGTCTCGTTGGGATACATTTGGTGAGCTGGTGCAGCCACTTGCAAGTGCAAGGCCATGGATGGTAACCCAAGGGAACCATGAAAAGGAAAATATACCATTTTTAAAGGATGGGTTTCAATCCTATAATTCCAGGTGGAAAATGCCGTATGAAGAGAGTGGATCAAGTTCAAATCTTTACTATTCCTTTGAAGTTGCAGGTGTCCATGCTATCATGCTTGGTTCATATACTGATAATGATGAGTATTCAGATCAATACAGGTGGCTGAAG GCTGATCTTGCAAAGGTTGACCGACAGAAGACACCTTGGCTGCTCGTGCTCTTTCATGTTCCCTGGTACAATAGTAACAAGGCTCATCAAGGTGAAGGGGACGGCATGATGGCAGCAATGGAGCCATTGCTTTCTGCTGCCAGTGCGGATATAGTATTTGCTGGTCATGTTCATGCTTATGAACGAACG AAACGCGTGAACAATGGAAAATCAGATAGGTGCGGTGCTGTCCACATAACCATTGGTGATGGCGGAAACAAAGAAGGCTTGGCTCACAA GTATAAAAACCCACCACCCGAGTGGTCAGTTTTCCGGGAAGCAAGTTTTGGTCATGGTGAGCTGAATATAGTGAATTCAACCCATGCCTTTTGGACCTGGCATAGGAATGATGACGACGAGCCTATTAGGTCCGATCAGGTCTGGATAACCTCGTTGGTTAGTTCAGGATGTGTTGCTGAGAAGACACATGAACTAAGGAAGATACTTACGGAACCGTAG
- the LOC137714990 gene encoding CRS2-associated factor 2, mitochondrial has translation MLKLLSWRPSPHKTLTLDPTKPFLSLSRLLSQSLSEDPYEYDPPFSPVSKTPKPKKTKTQDKTPDPKNDPTRPLKSDLPFDFSYSYSETNPAVEPIAFRESPKFSPFGPGRLDRKWTGTVAAVQQEVDLDRVAEERKRVLGDPLAEEEVAELVERYRHSDCARQINMGKGGVTHNMLDDIHNHWKRAEAVRIKCLGVPTLDMDNVCFHLEDKSGGKIIYRHINVLILYRGRNYDPKNRPVIPVMLWKPYPPIYPKLVKNVADGLTFEGTKELRNRGLNSLPLMKLTRNGVYVNVVDGIREAFNTEEVVRLDCTHVGTSDCKRIGVKLRDLVPCIPLLFKDEQIILWRGKRDQKQDPECTDRSKMSADA, from the exons ATGCTGAAGCTACTTTCATGGCGTCCCTCACctcacaaaaccctaaccctagaccCGACCAAACCATTCCTCTCCCTCTCCCGCCTTCTCAGTCAATCCCTCTCCGAAGACCCATATGAATACGACCCTCCGTTCTCTCCGGTTTCCAAAACCCCAAAGCCcaagaaaaccaaaacccaGGATAAAACTCCAGACCCGAAGAACGACCCGACCCGTCCTCTCAAATCGGACCTGCCCTTCGACTTCAGCTACTCGTATTCGGAGACCAATCCGGCGGTCGAACCTATTGCGTTCCGGGAGTCGCCCAAGTTCTCTCCTTTCGGACCAGGTCGGCTTGATCGGAAATGGACCGGGACTGTTGCCGCGGTACAACAAGAAGTGGACTTGGACCGGGTTGCGGAGGAGAGAAAACGGGTTCTCGGAGACCCGCTAGCGGAGGAGGAAGTGGCGGAGCTGGTGGAACGGTACCGTCATAGTGATTGCGCCCGGCAAATTAATATGG GAAAGGGAGGAGTTACACATAACATGTTGGATGATATCCACAACCACTGGAAGCGAGCCGAAGCGGTGAGGATCAAGTGTTTGGGAGTGCCAACTCTTGATATGGACAATGTTTGCTTCCACCTTGAG GACAAGTCTGGTGGGAAGATTATTTACCGGCATATTAATGTCCTCATTTTATACCGGGGTCGAAACTATGATCCGAAGAATCGACCGGTAATACCTGTAATGCTCTGGAAGCCGTATCCTCCGATATATCCAAAGCTTGTGAAGAATGTTGCTGACGGCTTGACATTTGAAGGAACGAAGGAGTTAAGAAACAGAGGACTAAACTCTTTACCTCTGATGAAACTTA CGAGAAATGGTGTGTATGTGAATGTTGTGGATGGAATTAGGGAGGCCTTCAATACTGAAGAGGTAGTGAGACTAGACTGCACCCATGTTGGTACTAGCGATTGCAAAAGGATAGGCGTAAAATTAAGG GATCTAGTACCTTGCATCCCCCTTTTGTTCAAGGACGAGCAGATTATCCTCTGGAGGGGGAAGAGGGATCAAAAGCAAGACCCCGAGTGCACAGATAGAAGTAAAATGTCTGCAGATGCTTAA
- the LOC137714500 gene encoding uncharacterized protein, with translation MVTTQPASKRPICPLCSKPVRLCLCTRIQNPGLHNSVSVTILQHSLEKNHPLNSARIARLGLKNISVVTVYDVNFESRFVIRSPGPVSQMGSVRNGLKSSGFDYVVESRETQKLDFEYCDEVSAGKGNMDFVEKEHEFSIEEFTDGRNVDGQCNFDEGSATTALPAVSRVSGVVHGFGEEGFVAQKLQKPLKGSVELDECVEFEVEVPPGSVLLFPSEEAVSADDLEAMNVKVNNLIVLDGTWAKAKRMHGENPWLKLLPHFKLNLDKMSLHSEVRLQPKPDFCPPLRALFMP, from the exons ATGGTGACTACTCAGCCCGCTTCCAAACGACCCATATGCCCGTTGTGCTCCAAACCGGTCCGGCTCTGCCTCTGCACTCGGATTCAGAACCCGGGGCTCCATAACTCTGTAAGCGTCACCATTCTTCAACACAGCCTAGAGAAGAACCACCCACTTAATTCCGCTAGGATTGCTAGATTAGGACTCAAAAATATCAGTGTAGTTACTGTTTATGATGTTAATTTTGAATCCCGGTTCGTTATCCGGTCGCCGGGCCCGGTTTCTCAGATGGGTTCGGTCCGCAATGGTTTGAAAAGTTCAGGGTTTGATTACGTTGTGGAAAGTAGAGAGACCCAGAAGCTGGATTTTGAGTATTGTGATGAGGTCAGCGCAGGGAAGGGAAATATGG ATTTTGTAGAGAAAGAACATGAATTCAGTATTGAAGAATTCACTGATGGCAGGAATGTAGATGGGCAATGCAACTTCGATGAGGGTTCAGCTACTACCGCATTGCCTGCTGTATCAAGGGTTTCTGGTGTAGTTCATGGCTTTGGTGAAG AGGGGTTCGTTGCGCAAAAGTTGCAAAAGCCGTTGAAGGGAAGTGTGGAGTTGGATGAATGTGTAGAGTTTGAGGTGGAGGTTCCTCCTGGATCAGTACTCTTATTTCCATCTGAAGAGGCAGTCAGTGCGGACGACCTTGAGGCGATGAATGTTAAGGTGAACAATCTGATAGTGCTGGACGGAACATGGGCAAAGGCAAAGAGAATGCATGGGGAAAACCCCTGGTTGAAACTCTTGCCGCACTTCAAGTTGAATTTGGACAAGATGAGCTTGCACAGTGAAGTGAGGCTGCAGCCGAAGCCGGATTTCTGTCCACCATTGAGAGCATTGTTTATGCCCTGA
- the LOC137716308 gene encoding protein FATTY ACID EXPORT 5-like: MHDFCLTIPYGLVLIGGGVFGYFRKGSTASLAGGAGIGLLLTLAGYISLKAFEGKKNSYPAFILETVCAALLTWVMGQRYMQTSKIMPAGVVAGISAVMTGFYLYKIATGGNHIPAKTK; encoded by the exons ATGCACGATTTCTGCTTGACGATCCCCTACGGCCTGGTGCTGATCGGCGGAGGAGTTTTTGGGTATTTCAGGAAGGGGAGCACGGCTTCTTTGGCTGGAGGAGCAGGTATCGGATTGCTCCTCACTCTTGCTGGATATATCAGTCTCAAAGCCTTCGAGGGGAAGAAGAACTCGTATCCCGCTTTCATTCTTGAAACGG TTTGTGCTGCTCTCCTTACATGGGTCATGGGACAGCGCTATATGCAAACTTCTAAGATCATGCCAGCTGGTGTTGTTGCAGGTATCAG CGCTGTCATGACCGGATTTTATTTGTACAAAATTGCAACTGGTGGAAACCATATTCCGGCCAAGACCAAGTGA
- the LOC137714845 gene encoding cytochrome P450 716B1-like encodes MDALLLTVFLFLIPVFFLLTRRKKSSERLPPGSLGLPIIGQSLGFLRAMRANTAEKWLERRITRYGPVSKMSLFGKPTVFIHGQAANKFVFNNDGTSFTSQQPESTRMILGDRNILELSGEDHKRVRSALMFFLKPESLKRYVGKMDEEIRNHLEMHWHGKQKITVLPLMKNLTFNIICSLLFGVERGPRRDELIECFRQMIEGIWSVPVNLPFTRYNQSLKASKKVQKMLKELVCEKRVQLEQKTTSPLQDLVTCLLNIRNINNEEELTENEILHNIMVVMVAGYDTSSVVITFLLRLLANEPAIHAAVLQEQEEIARSKSSGEFLTWEDLSKMKYTWRVTMEILRTTPPVFGGMRTAIKDTEYGGFLIPKGWQVFWAIPMTHNDGSIFPEPSNFDPSRFENQASVPPYSFVAFGGGSRICPGYEFARIEILVSIHYMVTQFTWKLCADNKFSRVPMPVPTQGLPIEIMPRKPMN; translated from the exons ATGGATGCCCTTCTCCTCACAGTTTTCCTCTTCCTCATCCCCGTCTTCTTTCTCcttacaagaagaaaaaaatcatcAGAACGGCTTCCTCCCGGCTCATTGGGACTACCCATTATAGGTCAAAGCCTTGGTTTTCTTAGAGCCATGCGTGCCAACACTGCCGAAAAGTGGCTTGAACGAAGAATCACAAGGTATGGTCCAGTTTCAAAGATGAGTCTCTTTGGCAAGCCAACAGTCTTCATTCATGGACAGGCTGCCAACAAGTTTGTATTCAACAATGATGGCACATCATTTACCAGTCAACAACCTGAGTCTACTCGTATGATTTTGGGCGACCGGAATATACTGGAACTGAGCGGCGAGGATCACAAGCGTGTCAGAAGTGCTCTTATGTTTTTCTTGAAGCCCGAGTCACTGAAGCGATATGTCGGAAAAATGGATGAAGAAATCAGGAATCATCTTGAGATGCACTGGCATGGCAAGCAAAAAATAACA GTTTTGCCACTGATGAAGAACCTCACATTCAACATAATATGCTCTCTACTTTTTGGGGTTGAACGAGGACCTCGCAGAGACGAACTCATTGAGTGTTTCCGACAAATGATAGAAGGAATCTGGTCGGTCCCTGTTAATTTGCCCTTCACGCGTTACAACCAAAGCCTCAAGGCGAGCAAGAAGGTTCAAAAAATGCTCAAGGAACTCGTATGTGAAAAGAGGGTACAACTTGAGCAAAAAACTACTTCTCCACTCCAAGACCTTGTAACTTGTTTGCTGAACATTCGAAACATTAACAACGAAGAAGAATTAACGGAAAATGAGATCCTGCACAATATCATGGTAGTTATGGTCGCAGGATATGACACTTCATCTGTTGTGATTACTTTTCTTTTGCGGCTTCTAGCGAATGAACCTGCTATCCATGCAGCCGTTCTTCAAG AACAAGAAGAAATAGCTAGGAGCAAGTCCTCAGGAGAATTTCTAACATGGGAAGACCTTTCCAAGATGAAGTACACATGGAGAGTGACAATGGAAATTCTGAGGACAACTCCGCCCGTCTTTGGCGGCATGAGGACAGCTATCAAAGATACCGAGTATGGAGGATTCCTCATCCCGAAAGGGTGGCAA GTATTCTGGGCTATTCCTATGACACACAATGACGGTAGTATATTCCCGGAGCCATCAAATTTTGATCCGAGTAGGTTCGAGAACCAAGCATCAGTTCCGCCTTACAGCTTCGTTGCATTTGGAGGAGGATCTCGAATATGTCCAGGATACGAGTTTGCCAGGATTGAAATCCTTGTTTCAATCCATTATATGGTAACTCAGTTCACGTGGAAGCTATGCGCAGACAACAAATTCAGCAGGGTTCCCATGCCGGTACCTACACAAGGACTGCCTATTGAAATCATGCCACGGAAACCAATGAATTAA
- the LOC137714501 gene encoding uncharacterized protein, protein MSVVCNHDPYFVQKEDVFHVLGLLPEQKITAALRMLAYEVYAYQVDEIARMGKITVLESLMQFCSVIEALYTNEYLRKPTLRDMRRLLRKGEMRGFPGMIGSIDCMHWTWKNCPSAWQGAHGNRK, encoded by the coding sequence ATGAGtgttgtttgcaaccatgatccatactttgtgcaaaaagaggatgtttttcatgttctaggtcttcttcctgagcaaaaaattacagctgccttgcgaatgcttgcatatgaagTATATGCatatcaagtggatgagatcgcaaggatgggaaaaataactgttctggagtccctgatgcaGTTTTGCTCTGTaattgaagccctctacaccaatgagtaccttcggaAACCCACGCtaagggacatgcgaaggcttctgaggaagggtgagatgcgaggcttccctggcatgattggaagcatcgactgcatgcactggacttggaaaaactgtccaagtgcgtggCAAGGAGCTCATGGCAacagaaaatga